One Jeotgalibaca porci genomic region harbors:
- a CDS encoding polyprenyl synthetase family protein, translated as MKVHPMWDAYPALRYELEATISLIDKHVTIKNEEVQHKIKEMLFSGGKLLRPAYSLLFSELSKERNPERARAVAAALEVLHMATLVHDDVIDESAKRRGQETLNSAYGNRIAVYTGDYLFTLCFRLLQDHADSARELDLDTKGMEKILLGELNQMDRKYDSNMRMRDYLNQIQGKTAQLFALSCYSGAYNSPYARQAYQIGSNIGMAFQITDDILDFASDDSKTGKPILQDVKNGIYTAPVLYAKKKRGSDLLPLLEKGEAITNDELNAVYEIVVASGGLAEAQALAGKYTRKALKQIEKLPESVTQKTLSLITEQMIKREY; from the coding sequence ATGAAGGTCCATCCAATGTGGGATGCCTATCCTGCCCTGCGATATGAGTTAGAAGCAACCATTTCGCTGATAGACAAACACGTAACAATTAAAAATGAAGAAGTACAACATAAAATAAAAGAAATGCTCTTCTCAGGTGGTAAGTTATTACGTCCTGCGTACAGTTTACTGTTCTCGGAGCTCTCTAAAGAGAGAAACCCGGAAAGAGCACGTGCCGTTGCTGCCGCTTTGGAAGTCCTACACATGGCGACGCTGGTTCATGATGATGTCATTGATGAATCAGCCAAACGCCGTGGTCAGGAAACGCTAAACAGCGCGTATGGAAATCGAATCGCTGTGTATACAGGCGACTATCTCTTTACGCTGTGCTTTCGTCTTTTGCAAGACCATGCCGATTCTGCACGTGAATTAGACTTGGATACCAAAGGGATGGAGAAAATCCTTCTGGGAGAGTTGAACCAGATGGACCGCAAGTATGACAGTAACATGCGCATGCGTGATTATCTGAACCAAATTCAAGGAAAGACTGCGCAACTATTTGCTTTGAGCTGTTACTCCGGCGCCTATAATTCCCCTTATGCCCGCCAAGCGTACCAAATTGGCAGTAATATTGGGATGGCCTTCCAAATTACCGATGATATCCTCGATTTTGCGTCGGATGATTCGAAAACGGGTAAGCCCATCCTGCAAGATGTGAAGAATGGTATCTACACGGCACCTGTCCTCTACGCGAAGAAGAAACGTGGATCTGACTTGCTTCCGCTACTAGAGAAGGGTGAAGCTATCACCAACGATGAACTCAACGCGGTTTATGAAATCGTCGTGGCGAGCGGTGGCCTCGCTGAAGCACAAGCACTCGCCGGGAAATATACGCGAAAAGCGTTGAAACAGATTGAAAAACTACCTGAAAGCGTAACTCAAAAAACGCTCTCGCTAATTACTGAGCAAATGATTAAACGTGAATATTAA
- a CDS encoding NusG domain II-containing protein, with protein sequence MMKYIKMIKRGDVIVVLLLMLGSFLPLGIFSYVQATADHSNMQVVVQANGEIVHVFDLVDDGKTETFHFEDDHGHSNTIVRTGMTVDMTEANCSDQVCVRMSDVALVGDTILCLPHKLLVEVRSDNPDDNTNEIDVLSLR encoded by the coding sequence ATGATGAAATATATAAAAATGATTAAGCGTGGCGATGTTATCGTTGTCTTACTATTGATGTTGGGTTCATTTTTACCGTTAGGCATTTTTTCATATGTCCAAGCGACGGCAGATCATTCAAACATGCAAGTGGTCGTTCAAGCGAACGGTGAAATTGTCCATGTCTTCGATTTAGTAGATGACGGTAAAACAGAGACGTTCCACTTTGAAGACGATCATGGTCATAGTAATACGATTGTCAGAACAGGGATGACTGTCGATATGACAGAAGCAAACTGCTCGGATCAGGTCTGTGTGCGTATGTCGGATGTCGCTTTGGTTGGCGATACAATCTTGTGCCTACCGCATAAGTTGTTGGTAGAAGTACGATCCGATAACCCAGATGATAATACCAATGAAATCGACGTCTTATCTTTAAGGTAG